TGCGCGATGAGACGTCCGTGCGGACGGTGAACCTGCTGCCGCTCCACAAATCGGCCTCGGAGAAATACCGGCGGCTCGGCAGGGAATTCGCGATAGAGGACTTTGAGACGCCCGACGACGAGAGGATGGCCGCGGCGGCGCGCGTCTTTGCGGGGTACGGATTCAGGGTGCTGATCGGCGGACAATAAACAACAGAGACAGTCCACGACGACCGCGCGTCCCCGCGCGAAACGCGGGGACGCGCGGCATTAGTCTTTTTTGCCGCCCTTTATCAGCGCGGTGACGTCCTGGCCGATCGCGATCGCCATCGACGGCTTGCCGGAGGGGTCGAATACGGCGGTGTACGTGACGGTCATCCACTCGGCCGGCCAGAGCTTTTTGTTGTAGTGGATCGTTGCCGAGGCGGTCCTTTCGCCGTTTTTGATCTTTTCATGGAGCGCCGTATATTCGACGGCGCTGTCCGGCATTACGATGCCGTCCGCCAGCGCCGCGCGGTAGGCTCCGGCCAACACTTCTTTGACGCCGTAGCGGTAAGCGCTGTTTGCCGATATCGTGAAGCAGTCTTCCTTTATATCATAGGTCCAGAGCGCGATGTTGGCAGACGAGAGCGCAAGCTCCACCTTTTTGCTCTCCGTTATGTCGACGCACGAGACCATCACCATATCGCGCCCGTTCCAGCGAAGCGGGGAGACGTAAGAGAGCACGAGCATTCCGTCCGCGCGCTGCACCTCCACGACGCGCGGCGCTTTCGGGTCGTGCAGGCGCAGGACGGGACACTCTTCACATGGCTCATCGCGCCCGATAAATTCCCGGTAACAGTTTTTGCCGACAAAATCATTTTTGTAAAAATCCTGGATCGCCTTGTTGCTGTAAATGACCTCGAAGGTATCGGACGTGATGATATAGACAAAGGCGGAGTTGTCGTCGAGCGCGGCGCGGAAATCGGCGGAGAAGGCCGCGTTGTCGGATTTGCGCAGTTTGAGCAGGAATGAAGAGACGATGCGCGATACGAACATCAGCGTTCCCACCTGTTCCTCCGTCCACCGGCGATCCGCGCGGCACTCGTCAAAGCCAACCATGCCGGAATAGACGCCGTCGTCTTTGATGGCGCACTGGAGCACCGCGAAGATGCCCTGCCGTTCAAGAATCGCGCGAATCTCCGGCGGCAGCGCGCTCATGTCCGGACAATAGAATACTCCACTCTCGTCAAAGCAGGAGACGTATTGCCGCCATCCCCCGATCTCGTCGTAAGAAACGTGCTTCAGAAATTCCTTCTGCGGTTCCACGCCGGGAGCGCACCATTCGAAGGTGTTCTCGCTGGCGCTGTGCCCGTCCACATCTTCTATGATATAGACGCGGCTGAGGTCGTAATATTCGCCGAGCAGGGCGAGGGTCGTCTCAACCGCACCGCTGATATCGGAGGAGCTGTAAAACAGGTCGAATATCTGGCTCACGACGTCGTCGTTGAACTTATATGCCGTAGGGGCCGCGTTGAGCCGATGCCGTATGGACTCCGCCAGCTCCGCGCGCTCTTTGAATTCCTGGATGTCGTCGGCCTGACCAACGATGCGGTAGACACGCCCGTTCGCGTCTTCCACGCTCGAGTACCGCATCCTGAACCAGCGCATTCCCTTCCCCCACAGGTTGGCGCGGAATTCGATCTCCCCGTCCAGATGAGAAAGCCGCCCCTGCCCGATCACACGACGCAGGTCCGCGGCGCTCGCGGGATGCAGCAGCGGACTTTCAAGACAGCCATCGCAGCAATTAGGCACGGAGCGCCTTTCAACGCCCGCTCCGGGCAAATATACCTGATAATATAAAACGTCGGAGGCATAATCGTAATCAAAGAGGCCGGAGCCTGTGGCCTGCATAAGCAGGCGGCGGCGTTCGTTCTCGACCTCCTGCTCCAGCTCCATCCGTTTGCGGCCGCTGATGTCCTCGATCGAAAGATAAAGAATGGAGCTGTCCTTGTTTTTCGCCAGCAGACGTATCCTGTTGTGCGTCCACGGACGGGTTATGCCGCCGGCCCCGGGGATGCTGCGCAATTCGCAGCCGCGTTCCTCTCCGGTGGCGATCGCGTTCGTCAGCTCTTCTATGAGCTTCGCCCTGTTTTCATCGTCAAAACAGCGAAGCATGTCTCTCTGTACCGGAAGACAGGCATCCCGCGTCGTGCCCAGCGCTTTATAGAAGTTTTCGTTGACGCGCAGCGCTTCCAGCGTTCCGCCGCTGTATTCCAGGATCGCGGCTCCGCCGACGAAGCTGTTGAATAAAAGCGCGGTCTGGGCGGAGGCGTCCCAGAATGCCGCCATGCCCTCGACATTCGTGTCTTGATATCTGTCTATCCGCGAGGACGCGCTCCGGGCCAGCAGTTCTTCAAAATCATCGTCCGGCATCGGGTGCGCGAAGTAATAGCCCTGCATATAGACGCAGCCAAGGCTTTTCAGATAGTCGGCCTGAGCCTTAGTCTCCACGCCTTCCGCTATTATGGGCAGCCTGAGCCAGTGGGCCATACGGATCACCGAGCACAGGATATTGCCGCCGCGCGCGCTGTCGGCGCAGTTGCTGAGGAATTTCATGTCGAGCTTGAGGATGTCCACAGCGACGTCCTTCAGCGTGTTGAGCGAGGAATATCCGCTGCCGAAATCGTCCATTTCCACGGTGAAGCCGGCTTTTCGCAGCGCCTCGACCGTGTCTATGAGCTGCTGCTGGCTCTCCATATAAGCGGATTCCGTAATTTCCAGCCGCAGCGCGGAGACCGGCAGTTCGTATTTTCGTATGATCTTTTTGAGAGTATCACATAATTGCGGATCGCAGATGTCGAGGCGCGAAACATTAACCGATACCGAAAAGTCCCTTGCCCACGGGAAAAGGTCTATCCATCTGCGTATGTATTTGCAGCAGCGTTCCCAAACGTATTTGTCGAGCCGCGTTATCAGCCCGTTTTGTTCAAACAGCGTGATGAAATCCGCCGGCGGGAGCAGCCCCCTTTGCGGATGCCGCCAGCGGACCAGCGCCTCCGCGCCGGTCAGGGTGCCGTTCCCGTAGTTTATCTGGGGCTGGAAATAGAGTACAAATTGTTCGCTTTCCAGCGCCGCCTCCATATCGCTCACAAGCTGCTGTTCGTCCAGCAGGCTGGCGCGCAGTACGTCGTCGTAATAGGCCAGCCTCGTGTCGAAACCGCTCTTTATGGAACGCAGCGCCAAAAGCGCCCTGTCGCACATGAGCGAAACATCCACCGACGGGTCGGTGACGCGGTAGACGCCGATTGAGAATGAGATGTAGAAATTCGGCGAATATCCGGCGAGCCATTTTATCAGCTTATCCACGGAACGGCGTTTGGCGCCCGAGTCGTCCGGCACGAAGAGGGCAAAGTGGTCGGACTCCAGCCTCGCGCTGAGGATTATCTGCCGGTGGTAGCGCCTTATACGGTCGGCGACGTCGCGCAGGAGGCGGTCTCCGGCCGCGGTTCCGCGCACGTCGTTATATACTTTGAAACGGTTGACGTCGAAACGGATGATCTCATATCTCATGTCGCGGCCGGCGTCCAGTATCTCCCTCACGCGGCGGTAAAAGGCCTGCTTGCCAAGCAGTCCCGTCAGTTCGTCGTTCTCGCTGACCCGAAGCATATTCATCTGCTGCTGGCAGCGAAGCTCCAGCGCGCGATAACGTTCTGCGAGGCCGCCTTCGTCATCCGCGCCGAAAGGCTCGTCCTCCGCGTCGACGTAGGCCACGGCGGATTCGCCGTACATTTGCGAAGCGCCGCGGCAGGCGAGAGAGGCCTTTTTCAGAAGCAGGTCGTAAGACACGCCGCCCGCCCTTCCGGTCGAGAAGCCCCCGATAAGATTCACGTTGGTTCCAGGGTGAGCCTGCGCCAACAGTTCTTTGAGCAAAGCCATCGTGTTACGGACGCGCTCCCGCTGCTCCTCGCCGCCGCCGGCGTCAGTGCGCAGCATCACGACCCTGTTCTCGTCGAGCTGCCCGATGACCACGTCTCCGCCGATCGTTATCCTGCACATCCGGCCAAAGGTGAAAAGCACCTCCCGCGCCTCGAAGCCGCCGCTTTCCTCCCTCAGCCGCTCAATGCCGAGCATTTCGACCACGGAGACGGCGACGACTTTATCGTCCGGGCAGACGGAGATGATATATCTGGAAAAGGCCGCCATGGATTCACGCGAATAGAGCAGCAGCGTCGTGTCGCGCTGCAGCGGAGTTCCGAACGCAAGTTCCCAGCGGCGGCGCGTTTCATTGTCGCGGAGGTACCCGAAAGCCACCACGTCGCCGCTGATCGGGTGCCGCATAAGTTTTATGAAGAGGCTGGCCCAGCGGCGGGAACCGTCCGCGCCGATATGCCGGTAATCGACAAACATCCAGCTCTCGCCGCCGCGGAACCTATCCATCAGGTATTCACGGCCGGTCAGCCGCCTGAATTGTGTCAAATCTGCCGCGTCTACAAATTTGGCGCTGTAATCGGCGCGGTATTCGTCATACGTTACGCCCCGCGTGTCATCGTAACGGTTGTCGCCGTTCATGTTGGCATATTCCACCAGGTTTTGCGTAAAATTCGCCCGCACGTGTCCGACCAGCGAGTTTTCGATTATGGAGGCGTAGCGCAGCTCGTGTTCAAAGCGGCGCATGTCGGCGTTTATATTCGGCACCATCTGCGTGATCCCCAGGGCCCTGCGGGGCGTTCCGTTTTCGTCGCGCAGAAAGCGGAATTTGTCCTCCACCCAGAATTCCCCGCCGTTTTCGTCACATATCTTGACGTAATAGGTACCGCTGTCGCAGCCGGCATAGAGGTCCTCATAAAGTTTGCGCAGCCTGGCGACCGAATCGGGGTGGACCGTGCTC
The window above is part of the Cloacibacillus evryensis DSM 19522 genome. Proteins encoded here:
- a CDS encoding EAL domain-containing protein — translated: MANDGKELLWSAYDKYWRHTRDIAFVKDIRGVYMGYSQPFAKMAGRAGADEIIGKTDFEIFADKELAKRYVDDDARLVEGGRSLENYVEPITSENGRPRYCLTSKYILRDEAGDPAGIFGISRDITVEYEARQSYENELRNLFELPEGALLSVLFDITSWRVVDVRCRDESDQVTSRYGQIDQYFENISASVVDDDEVREFFKKLSPGFLEREYNKGKRGRSLEYLRRMPDGGERWVRDDLYLLLDPVNGNLSLIIVLHDIDKARREYSLLILAAERDSMTGLLNHESTAGRIERYLDGAEGMQALFMIDLDNFKDVNDNFGHQYGDRMLTDVADAVKGIFRDSDIVGRMGGDEFMALMKGAPSEAAVRKKADELVSALQFAASCGERTLEVTASVGVVVFTAGERDFKTLYGEADCALYQSKRRGKNRCSFFDREEQNNINGGEPRPVLENVGTVQLRTLLDYMDGGVVLAEVTDDIRVTYVSPSFYRSFAHTPDEAAGGVQKIFSFVVPEDLPGLRAAVFDAVRSNDLIDHSYRVSYGGTTEWRRIRAKRIPESADGIERIVSVITDITGLKHVNEQLREAEERYRTAAQLSDAMLWEVDIASKTLTLTGSVWKKFNYETLVFPDAPESYLRASTVHPDSVARLRKLYEDLYAGCDSGTYYVKICDENGGEFWVEDKFRFLRDENGTPRRALGITQMVPNINADMRRFEHELRYASIIENSLVGHVRANFTQNLVEYANMNGDNRYDDTRGVTYDEYRADYSAKFVDAADLTQFRRLTGREYLMDRFRGGESWMFVDYRHIGADGSRRWASLFIKLMRHPISGDVVAFGYLRDNETRRRWELAFGTPLQRDTTLLLYSRESMAAFSRYIISVCPDDKVVAVSVVEMLGIERLREESGGFEAREVLFTFGRMCRITIGGDVVIGQLDENRVVMLRTDAGGGEEQRERVRNTMALLKELLAQAHPGTNVNLIGGFSTGRAGGVSYDLLLKKASLACRGASQMYGESAVAYVDAEDEPFGADDEGGLAERYRALELRCQQQMNMLRVSENDELTGLLGKQAFYRRVREILDAGRDMRYEIIRFDVNRFKVYNDVRGTAAGDRLLRDVADRIRRYHRQIILSARLESDHFALFVPDDSGAKRRSVDKLIKWLAGYSPNFYISFSIGVYRVTDPSVDVSLMCDRALLALRSIKSGFDTRLAYYDDVLRASLLDEQQLVSDMEAALESEQFVLYFQPQINYGNGTLTGAEALVRWRHPQRGLLPPADFITLFEQNGLITRLDKYVWERCCKYIRRWIDLFPWARDFSVSVNVSRLDICDPQLCDTLKKIIRKYELPVSALRLEITESAYMESQQQLIDTVEALRKAGFTVEMDDFGSGYSSLNTLKDVAVDILKLDMKFLSNCADSARGGNILCSVIRMAHWLRLPIIAEGVETKAQADYLKSLGCVYMQGYYFAHPMPDDDFEELLARSASSRIDRYQDTNVEGMAAFWDASAQTALLFNSFVGGAAILEYSGGTLEALRVNENFYKALGTTRDACLPVQRDMLRCFDDENRAKLIEELTNAIATGEERGCELRSIPGAGGITRPWTHNRIRLLAKNKDSSILYLSIEDISGRKRMELEQEVENERRRLLMQATGSGLFDYDYASDVLYYQVYLPGAGVERRSVPNCCDGCLESPLLHPASAADLRRVIGQGRLSHLDGEIEFRANLWGKGMRWFRMRYSSVEDANGRVYRIVGQADDIQEFKERAELAESIRHRLNAAPTAYKFNDDVVSQIFDLFYSSSDISGAVETTLALLGEYYDLSRVYIIEDVDGHSASENTFEWCAPGVEPQKEFLKHVSYDEIGGWRQYVSCFDESGVFYCPDMSALPPEIRAILERQGIFAVLQCAIKDDGVYSGMVGFDECRADRRWTEEQVGTLMFVSRIVSSFLLKLRKSDNAAFSADFRAALDDNSAFVYIITSDTFEVIYSNKAIQDFYKNDFVGKNCYREFIGRDEPCEECPVLRLHDPKAPRVVEVQRADGMLVLSYVSPLRWNGRDMVMVSCVDITESKKVELALSSANIALWTYDIKEDCFTISANSAYRYGVKEVLAGAYRAALADGIVMPDSAVEYTALHEKIKNGERTASATIHYNKKLWPAEWMTVTYTAVFDPSGKPSMAIAIGQDVTALIKGGKKD